TGGAATATTCGATTCTTTCGAAATTTCATCCAATATTCTCTCTAGTCTCACTTGATGTTCAATAACATCCTCTAAAATTAAAACTTTCATTCAAATTCCCTCTTAAATCTAATAATTTGTCTAAATGTACTGCCTTCCATCTCTGTTTCTAAAATAATATTGTTGTACTTATTTAGTAGTTCTTTCACATTATTTAAGCCTACTCCGCGATTTCTTCCCTTAGTTGAGAATCCTAAAGTAAATAGATCTCCTGAAGGAGTCATCGTCATTTTACATGAATTCTGAATCACAATAACTGTTTCAGTTTCCATCTTAATAACTGCTACTTCCATCTGCTTTTTATAGCTATCAGCCGATCCTTCGACAGCATTGTTCAATAAAACACTCATAATACGAACTAAATCCAATAGTTCAATTGGTAGATTGGTAATCGTATCTTTTACTTCAAGTGTAAACTCTACACCATTATTTCGAGCATAGACAATGGACTGAGCAACCAAACTTCTTAAAGCTGAATCTTCTATGTTGTTCAAATCAAAGTAAGTGTACTTATCTGAACGCAGTTTATGATTAGCTTTGACCAAAACTTCATTGTAAACTCTGTCAATTTCCTGTAAATCACCACTGTCAATTGCCATCTGCATGCTGACAAGCATTCCAGCATAGTCATGTCGAAAACCACGGATTTCATTATACAAGCCAACAATTTCGTCTGTATAATTCTGTAAATGTCTCTGTTCAAATTTCTTCTGCTTCAACGCAATCTCTTTCTCCATTTGTTCTTTATGCGAATTCATTGCAAAGAAGGTCAAAAGGAGAGAAATAAAGACGATAGATGATAAAATACTTCCAAAACTATTCAAATGTTTAACCGTACTTACCATATCAGAAACGAAAGATACAATATGGAGCAATAGTAAAGCAAAAAATATTTTTTTCAAGAAAGGATAGAGGTAGTCTTTGTCA
This window of the Streptococcus sp. 116-D4 genome carries:
- the comD gene encoding competence system sensor histidine kinase ComD → MDFFSVVDFILYFLIISHSYHLICKGQINRKELCFFGVYTLLVGTILDLPFYLLYLDGLGIATFLFPLGLYSYFRWKKQYERDRGLFLSLLLALLYESTHNFLSVTFSSITGDNFVLQYHDPFFFVVTVLTYVVIVTIIRYFHLELAYFDKDYLYPFLKKIFFALLLLHIVSFVSDMVSTVKHLNSFGSILSSIVFISLLLTFFAMNSHKEQMEKEIALKQKKFEQRHLQNYTDEIVGLYNEIRGFRHDYAGMLVSMQMAIDSGDLQEIDRVYNEVLVKANHKLRSDKYTYFDLNNIEDSALRSLVAQSIVYARNNGVEFTLEVKDTITNLPIELLDLVRIMSVLLNNAVEGSADSYKKQMEVAVIKMETETVIVIQNSCKMTMTPSGDLFTLGFSTKGRNRGVGLNNVKELLNKYNNIILETEMEGSTFRQIIRFKREFE